From a region of the Oncorhynchus tshawytscha isolate Ot180627B linkage group LG14, Otsh_v2.0, whole genome shotgun sequence genome:
- the LOC121839253 gene encoding zinc finger protein 570-like, with protein sequence MSETSVLRQRISSVMDILASAAVTEICKLVEDCCGALSVEVFQSKEQIKMLEKQLSLTQSRYRSVSGIEGQTFVTCGSSRTNSPSGNSPAADAEDEDFQQFIVSEEEFPPEHQHYKQEWSPSLGKFNWNPIQIKEEQGEFSIIQEEEDSVFTPAWVKSDYDQYSTQSSQTQSEEYKDRMASTEQIKTEPKEDDSSETTSDSHPQGKLKKTWTEKGQSLNGRKSMDLKSPVQRSSHTEDKSFCCSDCGECFAQMGTLDSHMRTHTRDKSYHCQDCDKVFTRIDCFKLHMKAHTGEKPHRCGECGKCFSQVGYLNYHIKTHTGEKPHRCHDCGKCFFRVGELTLHRRIHTGEKPHRCQVCGKCFARPSNLSSHIRIHTGEKSYSCHYCGKNFRHKGNLTTHMRIHTRKISLSL encoded by the exons ATGTCGGAGACGAGTGTTTTGCGTCAACGGATAAGCTCCGTCATGGACATTCTAGCCTCCGCTGCCGTGACAGAGATTTGCAAATTAGTAGAGGATTGCTGTGGAGCGTTAAGTGTAGAAGTCTTTCAAAGCAAAGAGCAAATCAAAATGCTAGAGAAGCAACTCAGCCTGACTCAGTCGAGGTACAGGTCGGTGAGTGGCATAGAAGGGCAGACGTTTGTTACCTGTGGTTCATCGAGAACCAACAGTCCTTCGGGCAATTCCCCCGCGGCTGATGCTGAAGACGAAG ATTTCCAGCAGTTCATTGTCTCTGAAGAGGAGTTTCCCCCCGAGCATCAGCATTATAAGCAGGagtggagccccagtctgggGAAATTTAATTGGAACCCCATacagattaaagaggaacaggGGGAATTCAGTATCATCCAGGAGGAGGAAGACTCTGTATTCACTCCTGCCTGGGTGAAAAGTGACTATGATCAGTACTCAACTCAGTCCTCACAAACCCAAAGTGAAGAATACAAAGACAGAATGGCCTCAACTGAACAGATCAAAACAGAACCTAAGGAAGATGATTCCTCAGAGACAACCAGTGACTCTCATCCCCAGGGCAAATTAAAGAAGACATGGACAGAAAAAGGACAAAGCTTGAATGGTAGAAAATCCATGGATTTGAAATCACCAGTGCAAAGGAGTAGTCACACAGAAGATAAATCATTTTGCTGTAGTGATTGTGGTGAATGTTTTGCTCAGATGGGAACACTGGATTCTCATATGAGGACCCACACACGGGATAAATCGTATCACTGTCAGGATTGTGACAAAGTATTCACTCGGATTGACTGCTTCAAATTGCACATGAAGgcccacacaggagagaaaccgcaTCGCTGTGGTGAATGTGGCAAATGTTTTTCTCAAGTTGGGTATCTGAACTATCACATAAAgactcacacaggggagaaacctcaTCGCTGTCATGATTGTGGCAAATGTTTCTTTCGAGTTGGTGAGCTGACACTTCATAGGAGGATTCACACAGGCGAGAAACCACATCGCTGCCAGGTCTGTGGCAAATGTTTTGCTCGTCCTAGTAATCTGAGTTCTCACATTAGgattcacacaggggagaaatcttatagctgtcATTATTGTGGCAAAAATTTTCGCCATAAAGGTAATCTGACAACACATATGAGGATTCACACAAGGAAAATCTCATTGTCGCTATAG